A single genomic interval of Cellvibrio sp. PSBB023 harbors:
- a CDS encoding TolC family protein, with product MKILLSALVLVTCAACASAQDEITLGQALRASLQHNPQLTSYKIRRAELAGEQTTAALRPQTHLQLDAENLAGSGDFKGVDGAELTLSFASIIELGGQRDARLGLVTARQQALASEQRVAVLDLVAAVNYRFVALLAAQEQLQLEQQAEQLAQGLVDSLTRRVQLGSTPQAELMRARAVLARTAIALEKARQQVHEQALLLSAYWGDPSPDFTRARGDLWALANLEPLAHWQSRLAQNPDLALLADATRLRVAEGRKAESEGRLALGWNAGIRQLQESNDTALVVGLSLPLASGQRASGAIQTARAAQDAAQLAEDSTKLQLETRLQQTWSAHQQALSETTRLRDSILPLLQEASRATANAFEQGRYSSLELAMAQRELLETRAQLIGAALRAHETRIELERLTAAAQSTVTPATEPEVTP from the coding sequence ATGAAAATCCTTTTATCGGCACTGGTACTGGTTACCTGTGCTGCCTGTGCCTCTGCGCAGGATGAGATCACCCTTGGGCAGGCCTTAAGGGCCAGCCTGCAGCACAACCCGCAACTAACGAGTTATAAGATTCGCCGCGCTGAACTGGCGGGCGAGCAAACAACCGCCGCCCTGCGGCCCCAGACTCACCTTCAATTGGACGCAGAAAACCTTGCCGGCTCCGGCGATTTTAAGGGGGTGGATGGGGCGGAACTCACGTTATCCTTCGCATCCATTATTGAGTTGGGTGGCCAGCGTGATGCCCGGTTGGGCCTGGTCACGGCACGTCAGCAAGCGCTGGCTAGCGAGCAGCGGGTAGCCGTATTGGATCTGGTCGCGGCGGTGAATTATCGCTTTGTCGCCCTGTTGGCAGCGCAGGAGCAGTTGCAACTGGAGCAGCAGGCGGAACAGCTTGCGCAGGGTTTGGTGGATAGCCTGACCAGACGGGTACAACTGGGTAGCACCCCACAGGCAGAGCTAATGCGCGCCCGCGCTGTGCTGGCGCGCACGGCAATCGCCCTGGAAAAAGCCCGGCAGCAGGTGCATGAACAGGCCTTGTTGCTCAGCGCTTACTGGGGCGATCCCAGCCCGGACTTCACCCGCGCCCGCGGTGATTTGTGGGCACTTGCTAACCTTGAACCCCTTGCCCACTGGCAATCCCGCCTGGCGCAGAACCCTGATTTGGCGCTTCTGGCTGACGCCACTCGCCTGCGGGTCGCCGAAGGGCGCAAGGCGGAAAGTGAAGGCCGCCTGGCACTGGGGTGGAATGCAGGCATTCGCCAATTGCAGGAGAGTAACGACACCGCTCTGGTGGTAGGGCTAAGCCTGCCTCTGGCCAGTGGCCAGCGCGCCAGCGGGGCGATACAAACTGCCCGCGCCGCGCAGGATGCCGCCCAACTTGCCGAAGATAGCACCAAACTGCAGCTGGAAACTCGCCTGCAACAAACCTGGAGTGCTCATCAACAAGCCCTGAGCGAAACCACGCGTCTGCGCGACAGCATACTGCCGCTGTTACAGGAGGCCAGCCGCGCCACGGCCAACGCCTTTGAGCAGGGGCGCTATAGCTCCCTTGAACTGGCCATGGCCCAGCGTGAATTGCTGGAAACCCGCGCCCAACTGATCGGTGCCGCCCTGCGCGCCCATGAAACCCGCATTGAACTGGAACGCCTGACTGCCGCTGCGCAATCGACCGTCACACCAGCGACCGAACCTGAGGTAACACCATGA
- a CDS encoding efflux RND transporter periplasmic adaptor subunit, which translates to MKLLINSLFLTLCLSGPVLAHDDKDHGHKDEPDHEQGHDHGDAAHDERTHVEISRELADKTAISSVIAAEGVLQQRIKLYGTLVVDPLRLSHIQARYPGLIRKVNPSIGTRVKAGELLATVESNESLREYPLLSPIEGTVVERHANAGEFSGDKVLFSILDERVLELHLQAFPADASKIKAGQSILVAADGQQAQTHIEYITPRFGDTPTLEVHAPVDNSAGHWVPNQAVEGWITLAETQVPLRVDNRALQTFEGKPGVFVKEALTAGYRYEFHPLTLGRSDGLYTEVLAGLSAGDEYALDNAYILKADLEKSGAAHEH; encoded by the coding sequence ATGAAACTCCTGATAAATAGTTTGTTTTTGACCCTGTGCCTTAGCGGCCCGGTGTTGGCTCATGACGATAAAGACCATGGGCATAAGGATGAACCTGACCACGAACAAGGCCACGACCATGGCGATGCCGCGCACGACGAGCGAACCCATGTAGAGATCAGCCGCGAATTGGCAGACAAAACCGCTATATCCAGCGTTATCGCCGCCGAAGGAGTATTGCAGCAACGCATCAAACTCTACGGCACATTAGTGGTGGACCCCCTGCGCCTTAGCCATATCCAGGCGCGCTACCCCGGCTTGATCCGCAAGGTAAACCCCAGCATTGGCACGCGCGTTAAGGCGGGCGAGCTACTGGCGACGGTGGAATCCAACGAGAGCCTGCGCGAATACCCGCTGCTCTCGCCCATTGAGGGCACAGTAGTTGAGCGCCATGCCAACGCCGGCGAGTTCAGCGGCGACAAGGTGCTCTTCAGTATTCTCGATGAGCGCGTGTTAGAGCTGCATTTGCAGGCGTTCCCTGCCGATGCCAGCAAGATCAAGGCTGGACAATCGATTCTGGTAGCAGCCGATGGCCAGCAGGCGCAGACCCATATCGAGTACATCACCCCGCGCTTTGGCGATACGCCCACGCTGGAAGTCCATGCCCCGGTGGATAACAGTGCCGGGCACTGGGTGCCCAATCAGGCGGTGGAGGGCTGGATCACGCTGGCGGAAACCCAGGTGCCACTTCGGGTGGATAACCGTGCCCTGCAAACCTTTGAGGGCAAACCGGGCGTGTTTGTGAAAGAGGCACTTACCGCGGGGTATCGCTATGAGTTCCACCCCTTGACCCTGGGCCGCAGCGATGGCCTGTACACCGAAGTACTTGCCGGGCTCAGTGCAGGCGACGAATACGCGTTGGATAACGCCTACATCCTCAAGGCCGACCTGGAGAAATCCGGTGCCGCCCATGAACACTAG